The Mesorhizobium opportunistum WSM2075 DNA window TCTCGCGTCTTTTGTAATCACGCGGCGGGGGCTCGCCGTGCATCGATTCGCATTCCGCTGTCATTGTCGTACCAAGGCGCGTAGTGTCACAAGATCGTCTGCACGTTTTTACGGGCGCGGACGGCAAGGAGATTGGAATGCTCTTGCCCCAAGTGGGATTGAGCCATGACCAATCCAGTGAATGCTTCCTACAAAAACGAATTGCTGCGACGGCTTAACGCGGACGACCTCGCGCGTTTGGAGCCGCATTTTGAGCGATGTGCCCTTGATCTGAGAATGCCGTTGGAGACTGCCGGTTCAAGGATAGAGGCGATTTACTTCCTCGAGGAAGGCATCGGCTCTGTTGTCGCGATGACTTCGGACGGCAAGGATGCCGAAGTTGGCCTCATTGGCTTAGAGGGAATGACTAGTTCCGCGCTGGTGATGGGTGCCGACTATGCCGCGCACGATTGTTACGTGCAATTCGCAGGCAATGCAGTGCGAATCGGAGTTGAGCCATTCAAGACGATTCTGGTGGACAGCCCGACGTTGCGTCTCTTCCTCTTGCGCTATGTCCACTATCTTCACATTCAGGCGAGCTATACGGCCCTTATGAACGCACGGGCGAGTCTTGAAGAGCGCCTGGCGCGGTGGCTGCTGATGTGTGACGACCGAATTCACGACAAACGCATTACGATCAC harbors:
- a CDS encoding Crp/Fnr family transcriptional regulator; translated protein: MTNPVNASYKNELLRRLNADDLARLEPHFERCALDLRMPLETAGSRIEAIYFLEEGIGSVVAMTSDGKDAEVGLIGLEGMTSSALVMGADYAAHDCYVQFAGNAVRIGVEPFKTILVDSPTLRLFLLRYVHYLHIQASYTALMNARASLEERLARWLLMCDDRIHDKRITITHEFLSVMLGVRRPGVTVGLQVLEGRGLIRSRRGEIVIRDRHGLVAQAAGTYGQPEGEYVRLIGEIARR